gccttttttttaattgcctcCTGAAAAGAatctaatttcatttttctccatctCAGGGTAATTGAGCCAGAAAAACCAGCAGGATCCGAAATAGATCGTAAGCTACAAGAGAAAGACGCTGAAATTCGTCGTATGCAGGAGATGCTAGCAGCAGTGCAGGCCCAGATTCAGCATCAGCACGTGTAAGCCTTAACAAATTGAGGACTGAAATGTTTCTTCTTGTCAGGTGCCAAAAGAGAGTAATAATCAGCCAACTGAGAGTAGGAATATTCAGAGAGAAAGGCGTAACGGCATCAAGGCTCTTCGTCGtgcataatttataaaaaccaTCGAGACCGTTACACAATTCTACGTATCAATCTATCAAAGCAAAactcgatatattttttggtaATACGATATTTTTCAACGTCAAATAAGTGAGTGAGTCATATTATCCTTTCTGAAATTACGATATCATTATTGCCATTTACAGAGCCTGAAAAGTGCCTTGCAGTCCTCATACTTTTTTTCTCGCTGAGAGAAATGTCATTTCTTCAATGACAGAATTTCTCATTGGCTCTATATTTgtacataataataatgatactGCTGTGCACTCTGCAACACTgttagaaaataattgaaatttcatggagtaTTTATTTCCAACATAGAGAGCAACATttaaaggggaaaaaattgtaaaattttagatttcattgaaattgcgATGAAATTTCAGTCTCAGTGTGCGCATTTCCCACCAAATAACTATGACTTAATTAATCTAGATTAATGAGCATTTAATCGAATTCTCAGTTGAATTccccgaattttcaatgacgaaattccttgaaatttcaatgtaaCTGAATATCTTCAATTCGACCAGAAATTTCCATCAAAAATCACTATCGGTGTACATGGTTCCTCTTTTAGTCTCACTCACAACTGATTAGATTTTAAGATTAACGTTGAAAGCCTAAATGAGTGAATATCGTGTCTGATATTTTTGTGCAATTTTTTATACGTCAGCAGCACTTTtttctccaatatttttcatttcaagtaTCAACCTCATAAAGTGGTGAAACGTGATGTttaatttcgatgaattcGATTACGTTTaaagtaaaaataatcgaattcTTGCACTTCTCGATTTTTCTCATctgtattaattatttacttgATTCAAGGGCTTAAAATTCTGTAATTGTAAATCATTTTGTTTTAGCAAAAATCTTCCTTTTACTGTGATAAGGAACCATAAGAAAATGATGAATATTCCCATGCATTCTTCCACCTCTAATTTACTCGATAATTATAGATACAAAGTATTTTTaccaaaattttttacatttttttattgtacttttcgtaaagtaaaaaaaaaactcatctgGAAGTGTGATCTATGGTGATGATGAAAATGCAGGCGTAATGATTGATCCAAGTATTTTGTCACTAAGTTTAAGGTTTATTTCAGTACTTATGCAAGATTTTCCAACCCACGTGCAAAACGTGcacaatttaattataataatttcatttacaTGATTATGTACAACGGTCTGGCTTATTTGTGCATGTAGTAGTCAATAGCAGTTGAGAAAGCTGCAAAGCCAGCAGCACCGATTATACCCGCCTTGACACCggctgaaataaattattgaggaaattgatttgaattttacaatatttataaGATCTCATTTGAGACGTCAAAGACTTACCCCTGAGACCAATGAGACCTCCAGTTAGGCCACCAGCGTACGTACCATTCTTCCAATCGGTTTTTCCACGGTACTGAAATGTTTCAATCATTTATTAACATGTATACAACGAACTGATGAATAAACCTTtacagataaataaatgtcgTCGTTGTCGTGGGTATTTCTTTGGAGTGTAATTCGTTAAATACGAAACTTACAGATTCTATACAACATTCAACAGCAGAAAATACACATCCTATGGCTGCGAAATTCTTAGCATATCCGATAGTCGTTGTCTTCATTTCCCTGAAGATTTCACGTGCTGATTGTTGTTTTTCTACAGCAGCAACATTAGGATTGACACTAGAACTGAATAAACCTATTGCAGCACCCAGTCCAAAACCTGAAAGAGAAAACGGAAGTGCTCAGACTGGAGTGGAGGTATTTTGAGGCACTCGTAATGATGAAAGTGTCCAGAATGTTTCTGCCCTAATCAACACCTACTCAACGTCTCTAAAAATGTTGGTGGCTCATTCAAGTAATAAACAAAAGAGATTATTTTGTGGGACAAAATAATCTCTTAGGGATAACTATAAGTGTTGTTCCACAACACTTATAGTTTTCcctttgaattaaaattcgaCGAACAGTAATTAacaactaaaaaataattctttaagCATTgctaatcattattattttgatattttgtcTTTTGAATTTATCATTTGGGTTATGGCCATTGGTTTGAACAAAAGTCGAAACAAGAGATTCAAAGCGTCTGAagcttttatttattaaaaatatttgaaattaaattttttgaaacgGAGAAAGGACTGTGATAAACAAGTTTAGTAGTTTAGTATTTTACGTGGGGAAGTCTTCTTTGGTGcggaaaaattactgagtcgttcacatttttttataaatttttgtattgttttttaacTCACCTAGAACACAGCTCATGATACTCTTGAAAACGCAGCTCTCCATAGCCGCCTCGATGGCCTTCTCTTCATTAGTTTTTATGTGAACTGGCACGACTCCTCGAGGAATTACAATATTATCCCGAAATCTCTGCTGATTCCCTATGAGATAGACGGCAACCTGGTCCCAGACCGGATCCTGGAGGAAGGTCCTCTTGTCTTTTTCCTCGACCACCCGGGGTTTCGCCAGTTTTGGGGGGTCGAATGTCAGCATTTTTGATGGGAGTTTTCTCAGTCGGGCGTCAATCAGTCAACCAACAGTCGCTCCGAACATTTTATTGCTCTTGAGGATATTCTCAGCGCAGATGGCTGGGAAAGCACGGGTTTgtctctaaaaaaaataattcaaataaatattataaatatttgattgaatGTATGTTATGAGGAATCGATTAATGTCAGTGTTTTATGAGGATTCAATTAATGTCAGTGAAAAAAGCCAAAGTGAATGATCAAAAGCAAAAAGAAGATGAGTGACTGAAAGGTAAGTGAAGTGTAAATGAAtagataaattgataaattgatgattaatAGTGTCCGCATCAActttaatcaattaatgaaattagagACTTACAGAGGTTCAGGCAGAAGaaatatacatattttttaatattgagagaaaaagagtATTAAAAAGGGATAAGTAATAGATACATAATGTAAAAACTCACTCAGGTAAGGTAGTTGAGGTTAGACCTGTGACCAAGAcctttcaatgatttttggaACATCTGATAAGTGTCTTGGACTTGTATAATTTATTTGCGATTGGATTAAACAATTAAGTTCGGTGATTGATGTTAATTCCGCTTGTACTTTCGTTAGAAAATCACTTTAAACTATTCCCAGGGCCCACGGGGCAGCAGTTTACCAGATCCTGCGGGTAAATCTGTCGGCTACAGTAgattacaaaattattaacCGCCGAGGGTTGGATACCACAGTCGATAAGTGCGCCTGATGGTTGCTGCAACGTCAATTAGTTACGACCTTATCGAGAGATGTTAATAACGAGttgcatttttcaaaaaattgaattctttatGTTTAAGGCCTTCAAAAATCCATTGAATGTTTATTCAAGACTGCAAGTACTCTgaatattttacaaaatcgatttttttatcgactgAGATATCGTACACTCAAAACCAATTAAGTAAGtgacaaatttaatttaatatttaatattcaatattttatgtCATTACATacgattaaaattataaatcatcaTATCGATGCGTTTTCATGTCGATCTAAAAGCAATCGATAACTCGCAGTTCGAGATTTCATCCTCTTTTAATtgtatttccataattttcagtGTCTGAAAGTGACATAGAAATATTACTACTGAAAGTTTTAATTGGGCCCGTCATTTTCGATTGATCGATTCCAGATGTTATAGCTCTTTTACCTCAGGAATCTGCCTCTATATATCGATATCGACTAGCAATAGAAGACGTACCCACTGCTCTACGTCTCTACGTTTCTACGTCAGCACATTAAATCAGATATGACGTGCACATAGATCGATTATTTTCctaaatcgattaaaaataatcgattctcCCAACTAGAACTTCGATATTTCTCGTCTGGTAATACAGACTCATCCCTCATTCCCCGTTCAATCAGTCACTTCTCCAATCCTTCCAATAATGACAAACTCCGTACTTCTCACCCCATcgaaaaatccagaaaaagAATACTGATTCATCGTTTCactccccccacccccccatTGATCCCTTGTGGCTATCGTTTCGCCCATGAGTCACGGGATTTTACGCGCTCTGTTACCCCTCTCAGTTGTGTACAATCGATCCATCGTACGAATGAATGGTATACATAGGTCTTCCAACTTATCgttgatatttttccattgtcCACATATcaaggatttatttatttatttattttttttttcacagctGAACAGACCTCCCTCACAAATCCACACATTTATTTGCCTTAAGCGCTACACGAAACGATTTTCACAAATGATCTCGTAGTGATCACGTGAATATTTCCCCTGAATGTTGGAGAGTACCCTCTACACGAGGATTAGAGTTATCGTTGAAGGCAGGTGAGGAGAGCTCGTGACAAAAGTACTCACTCGAGTACAGTTGTAAAGGGTGCTCTACGGGGAAAATAAGGGTGTGGGGTGCAAGTGCAGGGAGGGTGGCgcagaaggggggggggggtcgtgGGGTGGCGGGTAAGGGTAAGGGGAGTATTGTGGGTTTTGTGGAAATAGAATGAAAACGAAAGAAAGGGAAATGGAAGAGGAGAGCATTGGCCCTTGGAGCACATGCCTGAGGGCCTGTGGAGACCCTCTCGTGGGAAATCATAAATGCGTTGAGCCTCGTGGAAACTCGGTGAGGATGGACGACTTCCGTCAACAAATTCTCGTTGTGTACTGAGGGAACATTTCAGTGGAATGAAGTCCGAAAATCAGTTGACCCGGAGTCGTTTAACGTAATGAATGCTGTCATTCTGATTTATCATGAGTGATTTTCATGTGTTCAATACGTCAGATAAATCGCTGTCATTAATTCatcgtcgttttttttttccatgaaaatgtGTGGTCgtcagtatttttttgtttaaggATTCGATGGCGTCGTtagggagaataaaaaaaaataatatcttgatagttttttgtgaatatgTCATTGGACGGATTAGAGTACGTTCTGTATGAGGAAGATTCtgatattgataattttaGAATTTGTTCTACGTTATCGACTGTCGGCAATGtaggaaaaattgtgaaattaccGACGTTTCTTTAATGCATCTGTGTAAGCACAAGCATAGAAATTAAGTTTATACTCCTAGGGAGTGAAAACGGCGATCGAACCGAACGAATTGAGGTTAGAATCGTAGTTTTCAGTCCTAGAGACATAAATCATCGTATACTGTACAGTAGGAAAAGTATTTGGTGGCTCATTCAGGGAGATAATAGACTAATCACTACAAATACGCGATAATTTTGTGCCGCCATATTTTCTTATTCGAGAGGAGGTATTCAAATATGGCGCgaatgtaatgaaaaaatacattcgaattttttaaaagcacAAATAGGTTTCTAAGATGCGTTTGAAAATAACCTGGACAACATCATCACTTACATGTTTACATAATATATACATAATACAGATAAAGTTTTAAAATTTAAGCTGAACGACCCGTTTTTACCCCTAACGacagataaaaaattagaagaaaattgaaatttcaaaggcCCATGACTTGTTGGGTAATTATGCCCCACTAACAATTATCTGTCTGTCCCAAAATTATTTGTACGCCTGACTAAATAGTTGAAAATTTGTTAACCGCGATAATTTTTCAGATCAAAGTTATAGggctataaaaaacaaaatcgtaTTGACATTTACGCTCTACGAGCGTAAGTTCAGTTTGTTCAGAGGACATcaacaatttagaaaaaattatgggttccatggaaaaaaaaaacttacacTCGTAACGTGGAAACATAAACATTTATGGAACATACTCGAACTTAACTACTGTTTACATAGTTATTCCACCATATAACACTATCAACTTAAGCTACGTCTTCTATTTACATTacactaataaaaaatttgttcatgCTACCCAATGAattctattaattaaaaaaattgtttatcattcAGCACACGACCCCCACAATCGCTACTCAACTCTCCCTGAAAATTCAGGTTTTTGTCACcagtaaatttatttacaatctTATTAATCCAACGAACTCTATTTATTTCGTCCTACAACAACCCCAATAAAAACCCTCATCGCTGTCGCTCGTTACAAACATAATTGCCCACTGACAACTGTGCCATACCCGACATATTTAATCACATCAACAAACTACTCTACCCCATATCATCATCAAAAACACTACAATTGATCCTCTTGAACTGCCCCGccctgaaaaaacaaaaaaaaaatattctccaccTCTCAATGTCCACACAGAAGTCACCCATATCATCAGCTGATTGAATGTCGCTGAACATCACACAGTTCAATAATCCCCATAAATGATGACCGTGTCTATAACCTACAGCCGGCGTTATTCCTCACGGGGGTTAACGTTCTGACTTACGTCGTTGGCATTATCGCTGACGTGTTTGCATATATATGAGTTGTAATGCCAATGTAATGCATAAAGTCCCCCATatcctcctcttcctctccccctccccctccccttcccacTACCACGAGTGGAAGGAAGTTTGAGGCCATGGATACTCGTGGATGAGGTGTGTTGGAAGGACGTGGTTGCCGGTATGACTCCCTCGACGGGTTACTCACCGCGTCGGGCGACGCTCCATCGATCGAACGGGCTTGGAGAGTCGCGCCGTCCGGCTGCCGCGGCCACCCTCCACCCACTCAATGTATTATCCACCGGTGGAACAGAGGGGGGATGGAGAGGGAACGTGGGGACAGAGGGTGAATGTTGAAACAGACAAAGAGATTCTTGCGTCTCGTTAATACAATGACGCGAGGATGGTTGCTACGGATGGTGGAGATTTAAGGGTAGAATGGAATATTTATGTTtgttttaatggaaaattttttggtttAGATTCACCACCTGTGGAGTTGGGAATTGAGGAAGGGAAGAAGAGGTAGCGGATAGTTATtgctggggaaaaaattcggggatgaaattttctggaatttcgtaagtaaaaaaaatttggagaaattttttgctGGATTATTATTGGGAAATTTTGAAGTggtaaagtaaatttttttgatcgttatttttttctggtatTCTTTCAGGGATGGGAAGGGTCTGTGGGGGAGGGCACCCGCAAGGTACCGGGTTcgaatcccggtctggactatccatttttttttggaaaatcttCTGGGAAAATGATAGGGAGAAGGATCCGAGTTTTCTTTCTAATTAAGTTTAAATCttatttaaaaagaaaaatgttggaTTGTTCCCATATTAtgattatggattttttttttgaactaTTCTTTGATTAGGGAATTTTGCCGCcgggagatatttttttttgcgaattcTTCGTCGGTGAAAGTTTTATCTGgacaattttttccagaaaGATCATTCCTAGAACCGAAATTACACTCACACGTCAAAAGCGAATGTAATCGATTATTCTGTAATTGTTCCGCAGTTCCAACAGTCTTGGCTTCACTAGACCAATGAAACAACtctagaaatgaaaaaaaaaatgattgatagTGTCCGATCAAACACCGGGTGTCACCACTGTTGGGtcataaaattgattaaaaaatggatTCTGCAGCTTTACCGGCATTCACTGGAGGCAGAGGGATTGCATCGACCTCGTCGAACCAGGTGGAACATTGAGAAGACCCATTTACCGACCGATAGACATCCCCCGTCAACGATTGGTATGAAGTGATGGGACCAGCGTCACTTCTACTGCTGTCCCTTCGCCAAATGCAACAGGCTATTTTATGCATCCGTTTGAGGGATATTCACGTTGACAAACCGAGAGAAAAAACCACcgcaaatatttcattgatctAAAAACTCCGATGGTTAACACCGGTAATTGCAAAAAGTCGATGTCAGTTTCAAAAATTCGTGATAAAAGTGTTTCTCTCATCCGGGCGTTCCATCAACTCGATGAAACcatttttctgatatttttcattggggggtgggtgggggatGAAACGGACGGGTGGAATACGTCGAATTAAAGCAGTTCGACCTTCATGGCTCGACTGATGCTGCAATCTGACCGAAAAAACaaacagaatttattttttaattaactttttCACTCGCAAATTCTATGAAACTGTATTactgtaaattaaaaatgtggaaaaaatataacaaaatattttcttatccATTTTGCATCGGAATGGAAATATTGTAATCGTCATTTTTTTGGATTTGATGTTGATTGAAAATGCTGAGACACGTGAACAACTTTCACGTGTGGTTATTTATCcggaaatttcgttaatgTTACTAACGGTAGAAGTTAAATtagggaaaaatataatactAAAAATAATGTGATCAGCCAATTTATATCGCGCTTCAACAGCTCGTCAGTAGCCGGCTAATTCccgggaaaaaattaatgaacattTATTAATCCCGGGGAGCTCCACTAGACCGTCTGAATTCGATATTCAGTTGATACCCAATGAACCAGAATCagatttcatgaaattaacGAAGTAAGTTTCACCGAGTGTATCGTCAAACTCCAATGAACAAATACGGGGATTGCAGTGTTCGAAAACTAAGCCCCCTCTAATCGGATTATCTGGGGACAATTGCGCTGATATGTACATATACA
This genomic stretch from Diachasmimorpha longicaudata isolate KC_UGA_2023 chromosome 6, iyDiaLong2, whole genome shotgun sequence harbors:
- the LOC135163649 gene encoding mitochondrial import inner membrane translocase subunit Tim22 isoform X1; its protein translation is MLTFDPPKLAKPRVVEEKDKRTFLQDPVWDQVAVYLIGNQQRFRDNIVIPRGVVPVHIKTNEEKAIEAAMESCVFKSIMSCVLGFGLGAAIGLFSSSVNPNVAAVEKQQSAREIFREMKTTTIGYAKNFAAIGCVFSAVECCIESYRGKTDWKNGTYAGGLTGGLIGLRGKSLTSQMRSYKYCKIQINFLNNLFQPVSRRV
- the LOC135163649 gene encoding mitochondrial import inner membrane translocase subunit Tim22 isoform X2, which translates into the protein MLTFDPPKLAKPRVVEEKDKRTFLQDPVWDQVAVYLIGNQQRFRDNIVIPRGVVPVHIKTNEEKAIEAAMESCVFKSIMSCVLGFGLGAAIGLFSSSVNPNVAAVEKQQSAREIFREMKTTTIGYAKNFAAIGCVFSAVECCIESYRGKTDWKNGTYAGGLTGGLIGLRAGVKAGIIGAAGFAAFSTAIDYYMHK